The genomic interval ttttcagtgtttttttctattatccaataagtgaattatgctattcctttccaatttcccaagcactttttgtcccaatcaccaATTTTGTGTTCGAAGAAAatgtaacaaatcaagtaacaaaactaaacaagcaaacaaacaaaacacaactacagtatctgcaaaagttttgtagaagactgaaactgttgagtataagcatcacgtattctattatcattagttaactgaagagtttgttaaagacatacatttcataaaaaaagttagtttgaagttattgaccagtatgTACCATTCTTAAGTATTAGTAACAAAGTTCATGACAATAAaaagctatctaacaagaaaaatcagtgactaccagcaccatcaacaagactttgtctttacaattcattaccacttaccatgcattgcaatgtctaggattgactctgatagcatttcgaaaaCAAGCTAAcactttgtccaattcttcagttaagacaaactctcgccctaataaagtacaggcataagcataatttggatcCACTTGGATAGCTGTCTGGAAGAATTTAAGTGCAATATCGTGTTCCTgttgcagactgaaacagttccctgcagcacaccaggcctctggcgaatttttatccatgtctgttaagtcttttgacagaaatgaaagagtgacatctttttgaagatgccaaagtgttgtagagtagatttccatgcctttgactctataattctcaattcttctaacctctgagaatattctttcagcttgcatgtactctgaaagttcaaaataggaccttccaatttggcacagtacccaaccagtattgtagtggtgagaaggtagatggctcaaaatatttttagcttctttgcagtggtatgaacataaagctaaataacctttccccctttcatgaagaaggctcatcaagccttctgctgctgctttttgtagattaaaagcctgaatctgaggtgtgattgtggatatttcctcttctgaattgatggaagagtccaattttgtaatttccaggttgtcatttatattagattgagttattcctcctttattagttttactttttgtttttctgtttaggattttaggtggaaacttcatttttaacttcttcctattctccttggttgtggaactgtcactagtaaagagtcatgaacttcttcgatgcagtgcatttgggggagatgtcatagtggggctcattacctgaggtgttgtagttatttatggaccagaactttctgttagTGGAAGAATTGGAGTTACCTCTTGGCTATTTCCTCTCTGTGAGAAGACAGactttgctccagtttggccaattctggcaacagacttttttgaaggggctccggtggatggcacatcaattacagaaggtgtattagtgtagttttgtaaataagatccatctccaggacttggggtttctaatggcaaaatcccaaaacgtggggtaaatggactaagctgctggtcctgttaataaacttcgaccagtttttggtttattttgaacctgtttagataatatggaagttcctcttcccagtgggacagtttcaggtgaaattacagctgaatcaataaaagacactggggaatctgtattcaaggagtactttgaattgaaggattctaaattgactctgtttaattcagttgtgtcctggggtgtttccataagaatggtCTCAGGTTGCctgtgacataaactgtgattaggtacttgtgttgtgcaagagttgggcagacagttgctaaagttctgtaaagatgtgaatttaaatgtttggtcaggatctggcttttcacctatttcacataatgattcaaagggataccagaggaaaggatttaaactaagcctcttttggtaacattcttttcctttagcaagccgatctgtcttgcaatatacacgtcccaacaatggaaggggaaagaaaactgaatcaccaaactcagtaacaatatcatcatggcttttctgcttattaaacgctccaccagataagatttgttcccagtctgcaagcttactgagatcaacacaacattttgcaagcaggtatttgcattgcagtgtaggacaactgtgtcttttcaagagtctatatgctttataggcctttcctgggaggtaagaacaggtcgccattaaaaacaaggcttcttctgagtgtacttctgcataaaggcgttctgtgaggaaaaccccatctcggtaagcatagtggtttagtgcttgccatatagcagcctggacgggttcctgcagcactgtcatcctctaagcaaaggcccaatttctgcagtgccttaggaaaaccccaccccacccaacccCCTCCCCCCTTTAGCGGCTCTGGCCCGGCCAGCCTCGtctcatttaaattcaccagttaccggGGGAATGGGGTGGCCGAGCCAGAGTGACTTCTTTATCCGGCTGACTCTGGAAAGCctggccccttgtgatccattgcaaagcgAAAGTCACCTTATGTTTGGGAAACAGAtccactcccaagttcagtggagggatgtggaaTGTAGGACGAAGgtgtctcttccttctgatttggtctgcacagcggagcctagggctggagtcctctctgtgaggaccgctgactccctctaccttgggttccattggccccaccctgggacatgGGCCTTGGAAGATTCTGGACCTTCCTGGCCATTAagttgctgtcagaaaccccatctcgtgttccgatgccccgaataactgtggctcgtgcctctctggaaacattggaaatctctcctctacacatggtcacctaaaaccccaggagctcgggacacacgtctgccatccacctcactgctttcgggagagaatgctgagagtctcttgccaacTTTCTCTTGagttgagttcttcatgggtgtgtggttaagacgtagtgagaccagatgtattaactcaggccgggtgctggtggctcatgcctgtaaccccaacactttgggaggccgaggctgtaggatcccttgaggaatcgcctaaccctcgggaggttgaggctgcagtgtgtgagccataatggtgtaatttggatccagcagttttctaaacagtcattttgtagaatctgcaaaaagatatttctgagcccattgaggcctatggtgaaaagggaaatattttcaaataaaaagaaaacagaagctttctgagaaacttctttttgatgtgtgtattcatctcacagtgttgaaacttttttttattgagcagtttggaaacagtctttttgtaaaatctggaaagggatatttcttagccatttgagacttaaggtgaaaaagagatatcttcacataaaaactacacagaagcattctgagaaagttctttctgacgcgtgcattcatctcacagatttgaacctttcttttctttgagcagtttggaaacagtctttttttaaaatatgcaaatggatatttgtgagcccttcacagcctatgatgaaacaggaagcaccttgacataaaaactagacagaatatttctgagaaaaggctttgcaatgtgtgctttcatctcacagacttgaacttttcttttgattgagcagtttcaaaacagtctttttgtagaatccacaaatggttatttgcagctcttttaggcctatggtgaaaacggaaatattttcacaaaaacacaaaaagaagctttctgagaatctctttgtgatgcctggattcatatcacagggcagaacctttcttttgattgagcagattggaaacagtatttttgtacaatctgcaaatggatatttctgagccgtatgatgcctgtagtgaaaaagaattatcttcacataaaaactagacagaatcattccgagaaacttcttccttatgtgtgcattcatctcacagagttgaacatttcttctcatggagcagtttggaaatagtctttttgtagtatctgcagagggatatttgtgaatggtttaaggactatggtgaaaaaggaaatatcttcacataaaaactagacagaagcattctgagaaacttcttttttatgtgtgcattcatctcacacagatgaatctttcttttcattgagcagtatggaaagagtcttttggttcaatctgcaaagggatatttctgagcagtttgaggcctatggtgaaaaagaaatatcttcacataaaatctagacagaagcattctgagaaacttcttttttatgtgtgcattcacctcacagggttgaaactttcatttcattgagaagttcagaaacactctttttgtagaatctgaaagggatatttttgagtccattgaggc from Pongo abelii isolate AG06213 chromosome 11, NHGRI_mPonAbe1-v2.0_pri, whole genome shotgun sequence carries:
- the LOC129052373 gene encoding cell division cycle protein 27 homolog; protein product: MKFPPKILNRKTKSKTNKGGITQSNINDNLEITKLDSSINSEEEISTITPQIQAFNLQKAAAEGLMSLLHERGKGYLALCSYHCKEAKNILSHLPSHHYNTGWVLCQIGRSYFELSEYMQAERIFSEVRRIENYRVKGMEIYSTTLWHLQKDVTLSFLSKDLTDMDKNSPEAWCAAGNCFSLQQEHDIALKFFQTAIQVDPNYAYACTLLGREFVLTEELDKVLACFRNAIRVNPRHCNAW